A DNA window from Mycolicibacter hiberniae contains the following coding sequences:
- a CDS encoding type I polyketide synthase, which translates to MSGPDDTVQPLRTLVDLLTQRAQQRGDQLAFSFSRDGDEHEVSRITYRELDRRARQIAVDLHANGATGERVLVLCPPGLDFIASFFGCLYAGAIAIPVHPPMREHLLPRVESIIADVEPGFALTTSEIEPKIKPAIDGLPGGPALRWSLTDNTAAGSEAAWVPPQIDGESIAMLQYTSGSTSAPKGVVLTHGNLVHNLVTIAEAWGARTDMQATGVFWLPPYHDMGLIGGLLETLYVAGNSILMPPTAFIKRPMRWLEAISRHRAMITAAPNFAFDLCVELSTPQERAALDLSHWTVALCGAEPVRTATLDSFAELFAPAGFRAESFYPVYGLAEGTLLVSGGSDLPVPMVQHIDRVALGDNRVIGVAPEDPNVATMVGCGKPRGGQRVIIVDPETRLECAGDRVGEIWVSGGSVAHGYWGAPELSAETFGATLADTGEGPFLRTGDLGFLHFGELFVTGRRKDLIIIRGTNHYPNDIELTVQNTNPALLRGRGAVFSVAPEPGAAEQLVVVQEVDPSRISGDQADEAMRAIRTAVTENHSVRTHAVVLVQPLQLPTTSSGKIQRSACKQRYLDGELPLVAQWPSAADAQAQPASQPAPAAQSSSDTPGAAEISAWLIERLAQDLELPVAEIDPSKPFAFYGLDSIHAVRLSSALEKWLGCELVPTIAYEYPSIDLLSAHLARIAAESPTAPAAGAAAERPDRPAPDEPIAIVGIGCRFPGADCPEGFWRLLSGGVDATSDVPADRWDADAFYNPDPSVPGTAVTRRGGFLGQVDQFDFQFFGISPRESAQMDPQQRLLLEVAWEALEDAGQVPDQLAGSRTGVFVGISTNDYGFLRLGQPQLVDAYTGTGNALSIAANRLSYTFDFHGPSMSVDTACSSSLVAVDLACRSLRDGECTMALAAGVNVILSPALAINFSKARVMAPDGRCKTFDADADGYVRGEGAGVVVLKPLSRALQDNDPVYAVIRGSATNSDGRTNGLIAPSGRAQEDVLTEAFHRAGLPVSAAQYIEAHGTGTAIGDAIEANALGTVLAEGRPAGSRCLVGSVKTNIGHLEAAAGIAGLIKVALSLQHRAIPASLNYTEPNPHILFDSLPLEVAQSLTPWPAASRAVAGVSSFGFGGTNAHVVLTEAPQARSSHPDDGGAPRTELLALSARSPEALTALVGEYEMALFSGGLVGGSALTDLCYTAGARRGHHDYRLAVVGDTPAAIFESLSAYRLGESRPGLAVGHCAPSRPGPGVTFVFSGQGSQWHGMALRLQAQEPVFADALAACDDALFPHLGHSILKELAAQDGPQDRCKLSDIGILQPTIFAIQVALAALWRSWGVEPAAVVGHSLGEAAAAHVAGALSLDDAARVICARARMLRGVRGRGAMMVTETTMAEAQDLIAGHETEVAVAASNSYRSTVLAGDRTVLEQLMAKLQQRDRFCRWIEVDVASHSPQMEALGAGLRGSLVKLKPTAPTVPMYSTVTGELVGDKLLDADYWVANLCSPVRFSPALRRLLETGHNTFVELSPHPILLTAAREDAEHLHRSATLLPSMRRDDEGRATMLGSLGTLYTMGQRVAWEQIYPSGSRCVPAPTYPWQRVHSWLNAGSIAAPRHSAAGAPGGGGWRGPIRSAAQPETVLAEVDITGPAALSADGLRELALTAAEVAFGPGDRSVAELNLGAPGQGPTVQFALTGDSFECYVCDHTGTQWSLLATGTLAAGASPAPAVSTAPADPRARSYQMRWQPASLATDAEPRPQGAGSWLILSDGPVADILRDYLEAQSQSCVLVEPVVGLAEIERISADSYRIDPARPEHFGELLRAAFGGDRPPCRGVVHLWNVLDAAPADTTDESLQTAITLGSLSVVHLIQALTRTGWPESPRLWLVTRGAQPAGEDDGETGALSVGQAPVWGLGRSIDHEHPELRATGVDLSAAGGPEELRGLLGEIWSDNPETDVALRGHRRYVARLEPYIAPAAQTGEVAPRDDATYLVTGGLGAVGRTVARWLVERGARHLVLMGRSAPSPAAQAALDGLRAAGAHVTVTQGDVTKPQDVAAALAVIADSMRPLRGVVHAAGTVDDAILARLDAEKLRSVTAPKVQGAWNLHTLTAGAELDFFVMFSSAASVLGSPGAANYGAANAFLDALAWQRRAAGQPALSINFGPWAGLGMFTNSELHRHFAHYGVEGMPAEQYLAALTALLADGATQAMVLDIDWARWRPSARSPLLRERQDAGAAGGAESDSGLFAAVAAAGPQERQQLLETYLRDLVAGKLGLAPTGLDVSAPLNSLGVDSLITLELRIQVERELGIVVPVARLLDGPSVVSLSSWLAEQLAAAPVPAVAAETAVAPGAAEVASPEMELLAQVTELSDEAVDALLAKMMADDEQVKDGGSA; encoded by the coding sequence ATGAGCGGGCCGGACGACACGGTGCAACCTTTGCGCACGCTGGTGGACTTGCTGACGCAACGCGCGCAGCAGCGCGGCGACCAGCTGGCCTTCTCCTTCTCGCGGGACGGCGACGAGCACGAGGTCAGCCGGATCACCTACCGGGAGCTGGACCGCCGCGCCCGTCAGATCGCGGTGGACCTGCACGCCAACGGCGCCACCGGGGAACGCGTTCTGGTGCTGTGCCCCCCGGGCCTGGACTTCATCGCCAGCTTCTTCGGCTGCCTGTATGCCGGGGCCATCGCGATCCCGGTGCATCCGCCCATGCGCGAGCACCTGCTGCCGCGCGTGGAGTCGATCATCGCCGACGTCGAGCCGGGCTTCGCGCTCACCACCAGCGAGATCGAGCCCAAGATCAAGCCCGCGATCGACGGCCTGCCGGGTGGGCCGGCACTGCGCTGGTCGCTTACCGACAACACTGCCGCGGGCAGCGAAGCCGCCTGGGTGCCGCCGCAGATCGACGGCGAGAGCATCGCGATGCTGCAGTACACCTCCGGGTCGACGAGCGCGCCCAAGGGCGTCGTGCTGACCCACGGGAACCTGGTGCACAACTTAGTGACCATCGCCGAAGCCTGGGGCGCCCGCACCGACATGCAGGCCACCGGTGTGTTCTGGCTGCCGCCGTACCACGACATGGGCCTCATCGGGGGCTTGCTGGAGACGTTGTATGTGGCTGGCAACTCGATCCTGATGCCGCCGACGGCGTTCATCAAGCGGCCGATGCGCTGGCTGGAGGCGATCTCCCGGCATCGCGCCATGATCACCGCCGCGCCGAACTTCGCCTTCGACCTGTGTGTCGAGCTGAGCACACCGCAAGAACGAGCCGCGCTGGACCTGTCGCATTGGACGGTGGCGCTCTGCGGAGCGGAACCGGTGCGCACCGCCACCCTGGACAGCTTCGCGGAGCTGTTCGCACCGGCCGGCTTCCGGGCGGAGTCGTTCTACCCGGTCTACGGGCTGGCGGAGGGCACCCTGCTGGTCTCCGGCGGATCGGACCTGCCGGTGCCGATGGTGCAGCACATCGACCGGGTCGCCCTCGGCGACAACCGGGTGATCGGTGTCGCGCCCGAGGACCCCAACGTGGCGACCATGGTGGGCTGCGGCAAGCCGCGCGGCGGCCAGCGGGTGATCATCGTCGACCCCGAGACCCGCCTGGAATGCGCCGGCGACCGGGTCGGCGAGATCTGGGTGTCGGGCGGCAGCGTCGCGCACGGTTACTGGGGCGCCCCCGAACTGTCCGCGGAGACCTTCGGCGCCACGCTGGCCGATACCGGCGAGGGACCGTTCCTGCGCACCGGTGACCTGGGCTTCCTGCATTTCGGGGAGCTGTTCGTCACCGGTCGCCGCAAGGACCTGATCATCATCCGCGGCACCAACCACTACCCCAACGACATCGAGCTGACCGTTCAGAACACCAACCCGGCGCTGCTGCGCGGTCGGGGCGCGGTGTTCTCGGTCGCTCCGGAGCCGGGTGCGGCGGAGCAGCTGGTCGTGGTCCAGGAGGTGGACCCGAGCAGGATCAGCGGCGATCAGGCCGACGAGGCCATGCGGGCCATCCGCACCGCGGTCACCGAGAACCACTCGGTGCGCACGCACGCCGTCGTGCTGGTCCAGCCGTTGCAGCTGCCCACCACCTCCAGCGGCAAGATCCAGCGCAGCGCGTGCAAGCAGCGGTATCTCGACGGCGAACTGCCCTTGGTGGCGCAATGGCCGTCGGCAGCCGATGCCCAGGCCCAGCCCGCCTCGCAGCCGGCCCCGGCCGCGCAGAGCTCGTCGGACACCCCGGGAGCCGCGGAGATCAGCGCCTGGCTCATCGAGCGGCTGGCCCAAGATCTCGAGTTGCCGGTAGCCGAGATCGACCCCTCCAAGCCCTTCGCCTTCTACGGCCTGGACTCCATCCACGCGGTCCGGCTCTCCAGCGCCCTCGAGAAGTGGTTGGGCTGCGAGCTGGTTCCCACCATCGCCTACGAATACCCGTCGATCGATCTGCTGTCGGCGCATCTGGCACGCATCGCGGCCGAATCCCCGACGGCTCCGGCGGCGGGAGCCGCCGCCGAACGCCCCGACAGGCCGGCGCCCGACGAGCCGATCGCCATCGTGGGCATCGGCTGCCGGTTCCCCGGCGCCGACTGCCCCGAGGGCTTCTGGCGGCTGCTGTCCGGCGGGGTCGACGCCACCAGTGACGTCCCGGCCGACCGGTGGGACGCCGATGCCTTCTACAACCCCGACCCGTCGGTGCCGGGCACCGCGGTCACGCGGCGCGGCGGCTTCCTGGGCCAGGTCGACCAGTTCGACTTCCAGTTCTTCGGGATCTCACCGCGCGAATCGGCGCAGATGGACCCACAGCAGCGACTGCTGCTCGAGGTGGCGTGGGAGGCGCTGGAGGACGCCGGTCAGGTACCGGATCAGCTGGCCGGCAGCCGCACCGGCGTGTTCGTCGGCATCTCCACCAACGACTACGGCTTCCTGCGGCTGGGACAGCCGCAGCTCGTCGACGCCTACACCGGCACCGGCAACGCGCTGAGCATCGCCGCCAACCGGCTGTCCTACACGTTCGACTTCCACGGCCCCAGCATGTCGGTCGACACCGCCTGTTCGTCCTCGCTGGTCGCGGTCGACCTGGCGTGCCGCAGCCTGCGAGACGGCGAATGCACCATGGCGCTGGCCGCCGGAGTGAATGTGATCCTGTCGCCGGCGCTGGCGATCAACTTCAGCAAGGCCCGGGTGATGGCGCCCGACGGCCGCTGCAAGACATTCGACGCCGACGCCGACGGCTATGTCCGCGGCGAGGGTGCCGGGGTGGTCGTGCTCAAACCGCTCAGCCGGGCCCTGCAGGACAACGACCCGGTGTACGCGGTGATCCGCGGCAGTGCCACCAATTCCGACGGCCGGACCAACGGCTTGATCGCACCCAGCGGGCGCGCGCAGGAGGACGTGCTCACCGAGGCGTTCCACCGGGCCGGCCTTCCGGTCAGCGCGGCGCAGTACATCGAGGCGCACGGCACCGGAACGGCGATCGGCGATGCCATCGAGGCCAACGCCCTGGGCACGGTTCTGGCCGAAGGCCGGCCGGCGGGCAGCCGCTGTCTGGTCGGCTCGGTCAAGACCAACATCGGCCACCTGGAGGCGGCGGCCGGCATCGCCGGCCTCATCAAGGTGGCGCTGTCATTGCAGCACCGCGCGATCCCGGCCAGCTTGAACTACACCGAGCCCAACCCGCACATCCTGTTCGACAGCCTGCCGCTGGAGGTGGCGCAGAGCCTGACCCCGTGGCCGGCGGCCAGCCGCGCGGTGGCCGGGGTCAGCTCGTTCGGGTTCGGCGGCACCAACGCCCACGTCGTCTTGACCGAAGCCCCGCAAGCCCGCAGCAGCCACCCCGACGACGGCGGGGCGCCGCGCACCGAGCTGCTGGCCCTGTCCGCACGCTCGCCCGAAGCGCTGACCGCGCTGGTCGGCGAGTACGAGATGGCCCTGTTCTCCGGGGGCCTGGTGGGCGGCAGCGCCCTGACCGACCTCTGCTACACCGCCGGGGCCCGGCGCGGCCACCACGACTACCGGCTCGCGGTGGTCGGTGACACTCCGGCGGCGATATTCGAGTCGCTGTCGGCCTACCGGCTCGGTGAGTCGCGCCCGGGATTGGCGGTGGGGCACTGTGCGCCCAGCCGGCCCGGCCCGGGTGTCACGTTCGTGTTCTCCGGACAGGGCTCGCAGTGGCACGGCATGGCGCTTCGACTGCAGGCGCAAGAGCCGGTGTTCGCCGATGCGCTGGCGGCCTGTGACGACGCGCTGTTCCCGCACCTGGGGCATTCGATCCTCAAGGAGCTGGCCGCCCAGGACGGTCCGCAGGACCGTTGCAAGCTCTCCGACATCGGGATTCTGCAGCCGACCATCTTCGCGATTCAGGTCGCACTGGCGGCGCTGTGGCGGTCGTGGGGTGTCGAGCCGGCGGCTGTGGTGGGGCACAGCCTCGGCGAGGCCGCGGCTGCCCACGTCGCGGGCGCGCTGAGCCTGGATGACGCGGCCCGGGTGATCTGCGCGCGTGCCCGGATGCTGCGCGGCGTCCGCGGGCGCGGGGCGATGATGGTCACCGAAACCACCATGGCCGAGGCGCAGGATCTGATCGCCGGCCACGAGACGGAGGTGGCCGTCGCCGCGAGCAACAGTTACCGGTCGACGGTGCTCGCCGGCGACCGCACGGTGCTCGAACAGTTGATGGCCAAGCTCCAGCAGCGAGACCGGTTCTGCCGGTGGATCGAGGTCGACGTCGCCTCGCACAGTCCGCAGATGGAGGCCCTCGGCGCCGGGCTGCGCGGCAGCCTGGTGAAGCTGAAGCCGACCGCCCCGACCGTGCCGATGTATTCGACGGTCACCGGCGAACTGGTGGGCGACAAACTGCTGGACGCCGACTACTGGGTGGCGAACCTGTGCTCGCCCGTCCGGTTCTCGCCGGCGCTGCGGCGGCTGCTCGAAACCGGGCACAACACGTTCGTCGAGCTCAGCCCGCATCCCATCCTGCTGACGGCGGCCCGCGAAGATGCCGAGCATCTGCATCGCAGCGCCACGCTGCTGCCCTCGATGCGCCGCGACGACGAGGGCCGGGCGACCATGCTCGGTTCCCTGGGCACGCTCTACACCATGGGGCAGCGGGTGGCCTGGGAACAGATCTATCCCTCCGGCAGCCGCTGTGTGCCTGCCCCGACCTACCCCTGGCAGCGGGTGCATTCCTGGCTCAACGCCGGTTCGATCGCGGCGCCGCGGCACAGCGCCGCGGGGGCGCCCGGCGGCGGTGGCTGGCGCGGACCGATCAGGTCGGCGGCGCAGCCCGAAACCGTGCTGGCCGAGGTGGACATCACCGGTCCGGCCGCCCTGTCGGCCGACGGCCTGCGCGAGTTGGCGCTGACCGCGGCTGAAGTCGCCTTCGGCCCCGGCGACCGTTCGGTTGCCGAGCTGAACCTCGGTGCCCCGGGCCAGGGGCCTACGGTGCAGTTCGCGCTGACCGGAGACAGCTTCGAGTGCTACGTCTGCGACCACACCGGAACGCAGTGGTCGCTGCTGGCCACCGGAACCCTGGCCGCCGGGGCGTCGCCCGCGCCGGCCGTCAGCACCGCCCCCGCAGACCCGCGGGCCCGCAGCTACCAGATGCGTTGGCAGCCGGCGTCGTTGGCGACAGACGCCGAACCCCGGCCCCAGGGTGCCGGGAGCTGGCTGATCCTGTCCGACGGTCCGGTCGCCGACATCCTGCGCGACTACCTCGAGGCGCAGTCGCAGTCCTGTGTGCTGGTCGAACCGGTTGTCGGACTCGCCGAGATCGAACGGATCTCCGCCGACAGTTATCGCATCGACCCGGCCCGCCCCGAACACTTCGGGGAGCTGCTGCGCGCCGCGTTCGGCGGTGACCGCCCGCCGTGCCGGGGGGTGGTGCACCTATGGAACGTGCTGGACGCAGCACCGGCCGACACCACCGACGAGTCGCTACAGACGGCGATCACGCTCGGATCGCTGAGCGTCGTCCACCTGATCCAGGCGCTGACGCGCACCGGCTGGCCGGAATCGCCGCGGCTGTGGCTGGTGACCCGCGGGGCGCAGCCGGCGGGGGAGGACGACGGCGAAACGGGGGCGCTGTCGGTAGGCCAGGCACCGGTCTGGGGGCTGGGCCGCAGTATCGACCACGAACACCCCGAGCTGCGGGCCACCGGCGTCGATCTGTCCGCCGCCGGCGGTCCCGAAGAGCTGCGGGGCCTGCTCGGCGAGATCTGGTCGGACAACCCCGAGACAGATGTCGCCCTGCGCGGTCACCGCCGCTATGTCGCCCGGCTGGAGCCCTACATCGCACCGGCGGCACAGACCGGCGAGGTAGCGCCGCGGGACGACGCGACCTACCTGGTCACCGGCGGCCTCGGCGCGGTCGGTCGCACAGTGGCCCGCTGGCTGGTCGAGCGCGGTGCTCGCCACCTGGTTCTGATGGGCCGTAGCGCACCGTCACCGGCCGCGCAGGCGGCCCTGGACGGCCTGCGCGCCGCCGGTGCGCACGTCACGGTCACTCAGGGCGACGTCACCAAGCCGCAGGATGTGGCCGCGGCGCTGGCCGTCATCGCCGACTCGATGCGGCCGCTGCGCGGTGTGGTGCACGCCGCCGGAACTGTCGACGACGCGATTCTGGCGCGCCTGGACGCGGAAAAGCTGCGTTCGGTGACGGCCCCCAAGGTGCAGGGCGCCTGGAACCTGCACACCCTCACCGCCGGCGCGGAGCTCGACTTCTTCGTGATGTTCTCCTCGGCGGCGTCGGTTCTGGGATCACCCGGTGCGGCCAACTATGGCGCCGCGAACGCCTTCCTGGACGCGCTTGCCTGGCAGCGCCGGGCGGCCGGCCAGCCGGCGCTGAGCATCAACTTCGGCCCGTGGGCCGGGCTGGGCATGTTCACCAACTCCGAGCTGCACCGGCACTTCGCCCACTACGGCGTCGAAGGAATGCCGGCGGAACAGTATTTGGCTGCTCTGACGGCGCTGCTGGCAGACGGCGCCACCCAGGCGATGGTGCTCGACATCGACTGGGCGCGGTGGCGCCCCAGCGCGAGGTCGCCGCTGCTGCGCGAACGGCAGGACGCGGGCGCGGCGGGCGGTGCGGAATCCGACAGCGGTCTGTTCGCCGCGGTTGCGGCGGCCGGTCCGCAGGAGCGCCAGCAGCTGCTGGAGACCTACCTGCGCGACCTGGTCGCCGGAAAGCTGGGTCTGGCCCCGACTGGACTGGACGTGAGCGCACCGTTGAACAGTCTCGGGGTGGATTCGCTGATCACGCTGGAATTGCGCATCCAAGTGGAGCGGGAGCTCGGTATCGTCGTTCCGGTTGCCCGGCTGCTGGACGGGCCGAGCGTGGTCAGCCTGTCCAGCTGGCTCGCCGAGCAGCTGGCCGCGGCGCCGGTCCCGGCGGTGGCCGCCGAGACCGCCGTGGCGCCGGGCGCCGCCGAGGTGGCCTCGCCGGAGATGGAGCTGCTGGCGCAGGTCACCGAGCTGTCCGACGAAGCGGTGGATGCGTTGCTGGCCAAGATGATGGCCGACGACGAACAGGTCAAAGACGGAGGCAGCGCGTGA